tttGCCTTTGATAATTTTTGTATTTACTTTTTGATGTTCAGGTATGCTGTTGTTACAGGTGGAAACAAGGGGATTGGGATTGAAATATGCAGACAATTAGCTTCAAATGGCATCAAGGTTGTGTTAACTGCCAGAGATGAAAAGAGGGGTCTTGAAGCTGTTGAGAAACTGATCAAAGAATCAAATTTCACTCGTGAAGACCATGTCGTTTTTCACAGGCTTGATGTCGTTGACCCTGATAGCATTGcttctttggcagatttcatcaaAACCCAGTTCGGGAAGCTTGACATTTTGGTACGTTTCGATATTTAAATATCAAGATAATATGAAAACATGTTTATATAATTGCAATAAGCTTTAATCCATATACGTATATtacttaaaaatatttaaaaatggaaaaaaaataattcGTAATTTTAAAAAGTATTGtgttgtattattttttaaaatacaaaaaggtgcttttataaaataaaatatttggatGTCAATATATAATAACCTTTATTATTGTATGCAGATAAATAATGCAGGAATTGCTGGGGGTACACTTGATTCTTATGGTTATGCACAAGCCACTGAGCTTGCTGGTGGTAATTGGgttcataattttttatttttgttagaaaatTTAATTAAGAGGTTCAATTAATTATATATGATCAACTCATTATCTAAAGGGTTACTTTCTCAGTTTATTATGCCAcatcaatatatataattttctctttttaaattttagcatttttttttttacttctgaTCACTTTTTGTTTTTTACTCAATTTATCTTATATTAAAAAGTTAATGTATAAATTCTTACATTGGAAACGAAaaggaaattatattttttaaaagagaGAGATTTTGTTTTTTTCACATCCAATTAACTAAACAAAATTATGATTAATTGAGCCATGATTAGAAAAAAAAAGctcattaattacataatattgattttttttcaattatCATTACGCACCCTTCTCAGTCACACAAGAAAACTTCTCTGTTTTTGGTGggtattatatataatataaatatagcCAGAGAACGGCAACTGGAATGAGATCATGACCCAGAACTATGAATCGGCTGAAGAATGCCTAAAAACAAATTATTACGGAGCCAAAGCAACGATCGAAGCACTTCTTCCGCTCCTCCAATTGTCTGATTCACCCAGAATCGTCAATGTCTCATCCTCCATTGGCCTGTTGCAGGTAATCAATTATATTTAAGACCTTGATACTATAAGCTAGGGCATATGGTGCGTTGAACTTGTAACTAGTtgaattttctcaaaattatggattaatatatatatattaatgtgtaTAAACTACAGATCAGAGTCTGATATCTTATAGCTTATACCATGTATATGGACTCGTATTAATTAAGTGAGAATCTCTAGCAATAATATTAATTGATTAATATACTCTTATGATTTTAATGACAGTACATGCCAAATGAATGGGCCAAAAACATGTTGAGCGATGTTGATAAGCTAAGAGAAGAGCGAATCGATGAGGTAGTGAGTGAGTTTCTGAAAGATTTCAAACAAGGTAACTTAGAAGCCAAGAAATGGCCTACAGAAATTTCGG
This genomic interval from Humulus lupulus chromosome 8, drHumLupu1.1, whole genome shotgun sequence contains the following:
- the LOC133796679 gene encoding (+)-neomenthol dehydrogenase-like isoform X1 yields the protein MEQEYSPSFLSTKRYAVVTGGNKGIGIEICRQLASNGIKVVLTARDEKRGLEAVEKLIKESNFTREDHVVFHRLDVVDPDSIASLADFIKTQFGKLDILINNAGIAGGTLDSYGYAQATELAGGNWPENGNWNEIMTQNYESAEECLKTNYYGAKATIEALLPLLQLSDSPRIVNVSSSIGLLQYMPNEWAKNMLSDVDKLREERIDEVVSEFLKDFKQGNLEAKKWPTEISGYKVSKASLNAYQRILAKKYPHICVNCVCPGYVKTDITCNTGQLVAAEGAESPVMLALLPHAKPSGLFFSRKQVSPF
- the LOC133796679 gene encoding (+)-neomenthol dehydrogenase-like isoform X2; the protein is MEQEYSPSFLSTKRYAVVTGGNKGIGIEICRQLASNGIKVVLTARDEKRGLEAVEKLIKESNFTREDHVVFHRLDVVDPDSIASLADFIKTQFGKLDILINNAGIAGGTLDSYGYAQATELAGENGNWNEIMTQNYESAEECLKTNYYGAKATIEALLPLLQLSDSPRIVNVSSSIGLLQYMPNEWAKNMLSDVDKLREERIDEVVSEFLKDFKQGNLEAKKWPTEISGYKVSKASLNAYQRILAKKYPHICVNCVCPGYVKTDITCNTGQLVAAEGAESPVMLALLPHAKPSGLFFSRKQVSPF
- the LOC133796679 gene encoding (+)-neomenthol dehydrogenase-like isoform X3 yields the protein MEQEYSPSFLSTKRYAVVTGGNKGIGIEICRQLASNGIKVVLTARDEKRGLEAVEKLIKESNFTREDHVVFHRLDVVDPDSIASLADFIKTQFGKLDILPENGNWNEIMTQNYESAEECLKTNYYGAKATIEALLPLLQLSDSPRIVNVSSSIGLLQYMPNEWAKNMLSDVDKLREERIDEVVSEFLKDFKQGNLEAKKWPTEISGYKVSKASLNAYQRILAKKYPHICVNCVCPGYVKTDITCNTGQLVAAEGAESPVMLALLPHAKPSGLFFSRKQVSPF